The DNA segment GAACGAACGCCTGAACGAATGCTCGAGCTAGAACACGAGTTCCGGGTCGTCGACGTCCACGCTCGCCTGCAGACGGGTGCGGCTGTTCCCGCAGGCACGACCCCGCTCCAGCCGGACCGTCTCGAGCGCGAGATGCACCAGGCCGGTATCGTTCGATCTGTCGTTTTCCCGCCTGTGTCGCCGGAAACGAGCTACGTGGCGGCGAACAACGGGGTGGCCCGCCACAGTGTCGAACGGCCGTTTATCGCCTTCGCCCGAATCAACGGGGTCGACGAACCGGCCACCAACGCTGGCAGCCGGTTTCGTAACGCCTTCAGCCGCCAGCAGGCACACCACACGACGCCCGAGGACGTCGAACAGTACGCCTACGACGACCGCTTTCACGGGTTCGTACTCGACCCTGCCCTCGATGGGTTACCCACCGACGACGTGCTCGAGGTCCTCGATGACGTTTCGCTTCCGTTGCTCATCAGTGGTGGCGAGGGGGCACCGCCGGCCGTACTTGCAGACAGGCTGTTCGACCGATCGTTTCCCGTCATCGTCTCACACTTTGGCGGACATCCACTCAATCGAGAACTGATGCACGAAACCATCGACCACCTCGAGGGAACCGAGGACTGCTATCTCGAGACCAGCGCCGTCAGGTATCGCGACGTCCTCGAGCGTGCATTGCTCGAACATCCAGATAGGGTCTTTTTCGGCAGCGGCGTTCCCGACTGCCACCCGAACGTCGCCATCATGGAAATTCTCACACTCGACGTCTCGGCCGACAAACTCCATCGCGCCTTTTCGAAAAACGCCTGCAGGGTGATCGAGGCCCTCGGGCCACAGTGGTGAGCGCTCGAGTGGGTGAATCACCCGCACGGTACT comes from the Natronosalvus amylolyticus genome and includes:
- a CDS encoding amidohydrolase family protein yields the protein MLELEHEFRVVDVHARLQTGAAVPAGTTPLQPDRLEREMHQAGIVRSVVFPPVSPETSYVAANNGVARHSVERPFIAFARINGVDEPATNAGSRFRNAFSRQQAHHTTPEDVEQYAYDDRFHGFVLDPALDGLPTDDVLEVLDDVSLPLLISGGEGAPPAVLADRLFDRSFPVIVSHFGGHPLNRELMHETIDHLEGTEDCYLETSAVRYRDVLERALLEHPDRVFFGSGVPDCHPNVAIMEILTLDVSADKLHRAFSKNACRVIEALGPQW